A window of the Vigna angularis cultivar LongXiaoDou No.4 chromosome 3, ASM1680809v1, whole genome shotgun sequence genome harbors these coding sequences:
- the LOC108326533 gene encoding transcription factor UNE12 isoform X2 — MANHPSEPPTDDFLDEILGLPTFASADHADASPMMLQLNSGDAAFHAPPYQLGLSLEQGKGGFLSPEDASGSGNRFRDDVVGTRPKNVFHGQPMPTTVPTAPPLPPAVRPRMRARRGQATDPHSIAERLRRERIAERIRALQDLVPSVNKTDRAAMLDEIVDYVKFLRLQVKVLSMSRLGGAGAVAPLVTDIPLSSVEEEGSEGRNQPAWEKWSNDGTERQVAKLMEENVGAAMQFLQSKALCIMPISLASAIYPSQPSDPSSIVKPETNPPS; from the exons ATGGCCAATCACCCTTCCGAACCTCCCACCGACGACTTCCTCGACGAAATCCTCGGCCTCCCCACCTTCGCCTCCGCCGACCACGCCGACGCTTCTCCGATGATGCTCCAACTCAACTCCGGGGACGCCGCCTTCCACGCGCCGCCATACCAGCTGGGCCTCAGCTTGGAACAAGGTAAGGGAGGCTTCCTCTCGCCCGAAGATGCTTCTGGTAGCGGCAACCGCTTCCGCGACGACGTCGTTGGTACCAGGCCTAAGAAC GTTTTTCATGGGCAACCCATGCCAACTACTGTTCCGACTGCTCCACCACTTCCACCAGCAGTGCGACCTAGAATGCGCGCTAGAAGAGGACAGGCTACAGATCCACACAGTATAGCTGAAAGG TTGCGCAGAGAGAGAATAGCTGAAAGAATAAGAGCTTTGCAAGATCTGGTTCCTAGTGTCAACAAG ACAGATAGAGCTGCCATGCTGGACGAAATTGTGGATTATGTCAAGTTCTTAAGGCTTCAAGTAAAG GTTTTGAGCATGAGTAGATTGGGTGGAGCTGGTGCTGTAGCACCACTAGTAACCGATATCCCATTATCATCGGTAGAG GAAGAAGGCAGTGAAGGAAGAAACCAGCCTGCTTGGGAGAAGTGGTCAAATGATGGCACAGAAAGACAGGTAGCTAAGCTTATGGAAGAAAATGTTGGGGCTGCCATGCAGTTTCTTCAATCAAAAGCACTCTGCATCATGCCTATCTCACTGGCATCAGCAATATACCCGTCACAACCATCGGATCCTTCTAGTATAGTTAAACCTGAAACTAATCCACCTTCATAG
- the LOC108326533 gene encoding transcription factor UNE12 isoform X1 codes for MANHPSEPPTDDFLDEILGLPTFASADHADASPMMLQLNSGDAAFHAPPYQLGLSLEQGKGGFLSPEDASGSGNRFRDDVVGTRPKNVFHGQPMPTTVPTAPPLPPAVRPRMRARRGQATDPHSIAERLRRERIAERIRALQDLVPSVNKTDRAAMLDEIVDYVKFLRLQVKVLSMSRLGGAGAVAPLVTDIPLSSVEVIVLTNVSWQKFVSLQFIKFSIYQEEGSEGRNQPAWEKWSNDGTERQVAKLMEENVGAAMQFLQSKALCIMPISLASAIYPSQPSDPSSIVKPETNPPS; via the exons ATGGCCAATCACCCTTCCGAACCTCCCACCGACGACTTCCTCGACGAAATCCTCGGCCTCCCCACCTTCGCCTCCGCCGACCACGCCGACGCTTCTCCGATGATGCTCCAACTCAACTCCGGGGACGCCGCCTTCCACGCGCCGCCATACCAGCTGGGCCTCAGCTTGGAACAAGGTAAGGGAGGCTTCCTCTCGCCCGAAGATGCTTCTGGTAGCGGCAACCGCTTCCGCGACGACGTCGTTGGTACCAGGCCTAAGAAC GTTTTTCATGGGCAACCCATGCCAACTACTGTTCCGACTGCTCCACCACTTCCACCAGCAGTGCGACCTAGAATGCGCGCTAGAAGAGGACAGGCTACAGATCCACACAGTATAGCTGAAAGG TTGCGCAGAGAGAGAATAGCTGAAAGAATAAGAGCTTTGCAAGATCTGGTTCCTAGTGTCAACAAG ACAGATAGAGCTGCCATGCTGGACGAAATTGTGGATTATGTCAAGTTCTTAAGGCTTCAAGTAAAG GTTTTGAGCATGAGTAGATTGGGTGGAGCTGGTGCTGTAGCACCACTAGTAACCGATATCCCATTATCATCGGTAGAGGTAATTGTTCTAACTAATGTTAGTTGGCAAAAATTTGTTTCTCTCCAATTTATCAAATTTAGTATCTATCAGGAAGAAGGCAGTGAAGGAAGAAACCAGCCTGCTTGGGAGAAGTGGTCAAATGATGGCACAGAAAGACAGGTAGCTAAGCTTATGGAAGAAAATGTTGGGGCTGCCATGCAGTTTCTTCAATCAAAAGCACTCTGCATCATGCCTATCTCACTGGCATCAGCAATATACCCGTCACAACCATCGGATCCTTCTAGTATAGTTAAACCTGAAACTAATCCACCTTCATAG